A genome region from Erigeron canadensis isolate Cc75 chromosome 3, C_canadensis_v1, whole genome shotgun sequence includes the following:
- the LOC122591443 gene encoding uncharacterized protein LOC122591443 encodes METQDFDMHQSPSSVTKTLSRDSSVGQSSCIYYRNTNNEGVPFDWEMQPGTPKHRPREEVIPPPTPPPAMQSLAFSRPNVDLYGESRESTSWRFFWKKRLSRIIQRVR; translated from the coding sequence ATGGAAACTCAAGATTTTGATATGCATCAATCACCTTCTTCTGTCACCAAGACTCTCTCACGAGATTCATCGGTTGGTCAATCTTCATGTATCTATTACCGAAATACCAACAATGAAGGGGTACCTTTCGATTGGGAAATGCAACCAGGAACACCAAAACATCGACCACGAGAAGAGGTCATTCCACCTccaacaccaccaccagcaATGCAAAGCTTGGCATTTTCTCGGCCTAATGTTGATCTTTATGGCGAGTCTAGGGAATCAACGTCTTGGCGGTTtttttggaagaaaagattGAGCAGGATCATTCAAAGGGTACGTTAA
- the LOC122593910 gene encoding replication protein A 32 kDa subunit B-like isoform X3 has product MYNGADFDGNAAFSGGGFMPSQTTQTTEHQPTTFTKNNTQSLIPLTVKQINKALLSNDDKINFLIDGVDVNNVRLVGMVWNKMERVTDISFILDDGTGRIDCNRWVNDPLDTKEMDAIMEGMYVRIHGQLKGFQGKKQLMVFGVKPVTDFDEITHHFVECMYVHSYNTKLMQQASSSNQAHMPGSAMNTQTYQTAPANHFAGKYETEALTGVDKMVLNYLQLPGSLSRDKGVHQEELVSQLNLPLDTIRKSLDTLTVEALVYNTIDDYHFKTTGNA; this is encoded by the exons ATGTACAACGGCGCCGACTTCGACGGCAACGCCGCCTTTTCCGGCGGCGGTTTCATGCCTTCTCAGACCACTCAAACTACCGAGCATCAACCTACTACTTTCACTAAg AATAATACACAAAGCCTAATTCCGTTAACCGTCAAGCAAATTAACAAAGCCTTGTTATCAAATGATGATAAAATCAATTTTCTCATTGATGGCGTTGATGTTAATAAC GTTAGGCTGGTGGGAATGGTGTGGAACAAGATGGAGAGGGTCACTGATATATCGTTTATACTTGATGATGGTACTGGTCGTATTGACTGCAACAGGTG GGTAAATGACCCACTAGACACAAAGGAGATGGATGCGATAAT GGAGGGGATGTATGTCCGAATTCATGGTCAACTGAAAGGCTTTCAGGGGAAAAAGCAGCTGATGGTCTTTGGTGTCAA GCCTGTGACTGATTTTGATGAGATCACACATCATTTTGTTGAATGTATGTATGTTCACTCTTACAACACAAAGCTAATG CAACAAGCTAGTAGCAGTAATCAAGCTCATATGCCAGGTTCAGCCATGAACACACAAACGTACCAAACTGCCCCTGCAAATCAT TTTGCTGGTAAATATGAGACCGAAGCACTAACAGGAGTTgataaaatggtgttaaattATCTGCAGCTCCCTGGTAGTCT ATCAAGAGATAAGGGTGTACACCAAGAGGAACTTGTTAGTCAGCTAAACTTGCCTTTGGACACGATAAG GAAGTCACTTGACACTCTGACAGTAGAGGCCTTGGTTTACAACACTATTGATGACTATCACTTCAAGACCACTGGAAATGCCTGA
- the LOC122593910 gene encoding replication protein A 32 kDa subunit B-like isoform X1, which yields MYNGADFDGNAAFSGGGFMPSQTTQTTEHQPTTFTKNNTQSLIPLTVKQINKALLSNDDKINFLIDGVDVNNVRLVGMVWNKMERVTDISFILDDGTGRIDCNRWVNDPLDTKEMDAIMEGMYVRIHGQLKGFQGKKQLMVFGVKPVTDFDEITHHFVECMYVHSYNTKLMKQQASSSNQAHMPGSAMNTQTYQTAPANHFAGKYETEALTGVDKMVLNYLQLPGSLSRDKGVHQEELVSQLNLPLDTIRKSLDTLTVEALVYNTIDDYHFKTTGNA from the exons ATGTACAACGGCGCCGACTTCGACGGCAACGCCGCCTTTTCCGGCGGCGGTTTCATGCCTTCTCAGACCACTCAAACTACCGAGCATCAACCTACTACTTTCACTAAg AATAATACACAAAGCCTAATTCCGTTAACCGTCAAGCAAATTAACAAAGCCTTGTTATCAAATGATGATAAAATCAATTTTCTCATTGATGGCGTTGATGTTAATAAC GTTAGGCTGGTGGGAATGGTGTGGAACAAGATGGAGAGGGTCACTGATATATCGTTTATACTTGATGATGGTACTGGTCGTATTGACTGCAACAGGTG GGTAAATGACCCACTAGACACAAAGGAGATGGATGCGATAAT GGAGGGGATGTATGTCCGAATTCATGGTCAACTGAAAGGCTTTCAGGGGAAAAAGCAGCTGATGGTCTTTGGTGTCAA GCCTGTGACTGATTTTGATGAGATCACACATCATTTTGTTGAATGTATGTATGTTCACTCTTACAACACAAAGCTAATG AAGCAACAAGCTAGTAGCAGTAATCAAGCTCATATGCCAGGTTCAGCCATGAACACACAAACGTACCAAACTGCCCCTGCAAATCAT TTTGCTGGTAAATATGAGACCGAAGCACTAACAGGAGTTgataaaatggtgttaaattATCTGCAGCTCCCTGGTAGTCT ATCAAGAGATAAGGGTGTACACCAAGAGGAACTTGTTAGTCAGCTAAACTTGCCTTTGGACACGATAAG GAAGTCACTTGACACTCTGACAGTAGAGGCCTTGGTTTACAACACTATTGATGACTATCACTTCAAGACCACTGGAAATGCCTGA
- the LOC122593910 gene encoding replication protein A 32 kDa subunit B-like isoform X2 translates to MYNGADFDGNAAFSGGGFMPSQTTQTTEHQPTTFTKNNTQSLIPLTVKQINKALLSNDDKINFLIDGVDVNNVRLVGMVWNKMERVTDISFILDDGTGRIDCNRVNDPLDTKEMDAIMEGMYVRIHGQLKGFQGKKQLMVFGVKPVTDFDEITHHFVECMYVHSYNTKLMKQQASSSNQAHMPGSAMNTQTYQTAPANHFAGKYETEALTGVDKMVLNYLQLPGSLSRDKGVHQEELVSQLNLPLDTIRKSLDTLTVEALVYNTIDDYHFKTTGNA, encoded by the exons ATGTACAACGGCGCCGACTTCGACGGCAACGCCGCCTTTTCCGGCGGCGGTTTCATGCCTTCTCAGACCACTCAAACTACCGAGCATCAACCTACTACTTTCACTAAg AATAATACACAAAGCCTAATTCCGTTAACCGTCAAGCAAATTAACAAAGCCTTGTTATCAAATGATGATAAAATCAATTTTCTCATTGATGGCGTTGATGTTAATAAC GTTAGGCTGGTGGGAATGGTGTGGAACAAGATGGAGAGGGTCACTGATATATCGTTTATACTTGATGATGGTACTGGTCGTATTGACTGCAACAG GGTAAATGACCCACTAGACACAAAGGAGATGGATGCGATAAT GGAGGGGATGTATGTCCGAATTCATGGTCAACTGAAAGGCTTTCAGGGGAAAAAGCAGCTGATGGTCTTTGGTGTCAA GCCTGTGACTGATTTTGATGAGATCACACATCATTTTGTTGAATGTATGTATGTTCACTCTTACAACACAAAGCTAATG AAGCAACAAGCTAGTAGCAGTAATCAAGCTCATATGCCAGGTTCAGCCATGAACACACAAACGTACCAAACTGCCCCTGCAAATCAT TTTGCTGGTAAATATGAGACCGAAGCACTAACAGGAGTTgataaaatggtgttaaattATCTGCAGCTCCCTGGTAGTCT ATCAAGAGATAAGGGTGTACACCAAGAGGAACTTGTTAGTCAGCTAAACTTGCCTTTGGACACGATAAG GAAGTCACTTGACACTCTGACAGTAGAGGCCTTGGTTTACAACACTATTGATGACTATCACTTCAAGACCACTGGAAATGCCTGA